The genomic segment CCATGATCGCGCACGTGCTGGCCTGCGATTACGATGGCACGATCGCCGAGGGGGGGCGCCTGGCCGAGGCGACGGCAGCGGTGCTGGATCGGGTCCGCGAGACCGGTCGCAAGCTCATGCTCGTGACGGGCCGGATGCTTCTCGACCTCCGGGGGGTCTGCCCGGAGGCCGACCGGCTCTTCGACGTGGTGGTCGCGGAGAACGGGGC from the Candidatus Methylomirabilota bacterium genome contains:
- a CDS encoding HAD hydrolase family protein — translated: MIAHVLACDYDGTIAEGGRLAEATAAVLDRVRETGRKLMLVTGRMLLDLRGVCPEADRLFDVVVAENGA